The following are encoded together in the Piscinibacter lacus genome:
- a CDS encoding cation:proton antiporter, translating into MPQPTDRLAVPPEAAASASGLPDLAPAAEAAASAWPASAAGGLDAAVAVPAEAARWTLDTLRDLDPVLGLAGLVIVAVLAGDLVQRLLKLPRLLGWMAIGLLAGPPALRLMAPADLDPWKPLIDLAMGVLLFELGSRLRPRWLIDNPGLALQIGASALAAGGLVGLSLVALGAPAGASALVAAVAMSSSPLIAMALLHASQPRGQVTERLLMASAFSSVLAVLAVQALTVLAPPLVGGAGATAAESGWLPALLRAGMVLSGSVMLGLAAALALDALTRPVRDAGTHAVLQLAMLVVAALLAGGWKFSPMLTLLVLGMAARARMGHRLSVAPQLGSAGAALGVLLFVSLGLLSTLDGLATVWPWVLAIVLARALGLSLGVLGTARLSGLGWRQAGALALALQSMTPTALLLGLGSYAWTLGRDEAEQALWQALMIATTLMQLLGPVLGRFALAQVAGEVSPPARSPGPRAGPPASPAVPPAASPGAAGPLPAVPQAAAAGPLLGAPERPPTRA; encoded by the coding sequence ATGCCCCAGCCCACCGACCGCCTGGCCGTGCCCCCCGAAGCCGCTGCATCGGCAAGCGGCCTGCCCGATCTGGCCCCGGCCGCTGAAGCCGCCGCCAGCGCCTGGCCGGCGAGTGCGGCCGGCGGCCTGGATGCCGCCGTGGCCGTGCCCGCCGAAGCCGCCCGCTGGACGCTGGACACCCTGCGCGACCTGGACCCGGTGCTCGGCCTGGCCGGCCTGGTCATCGTCGCCGTGCTGGCCGGCGATCTGGTGCAACGCCTGCTCAAGCTGCCGCGCCTGCTGGGCTGGATGGCCATCGGCCTGCTCGCCGGCCCGCCGGCCCTGCGCCTGATGGCGCCGGCCGATCTGGACCCCTGGAAGCCGCTGATCGACCTGGCCATGGGCGTGCTGCTCTTCGAGCTGGGCAGCCGGCTGCGGCCGCGCTGGCTGATCGACAACCCCGGCCTCGCGCTGCAGATCGGCGCCAGCGCCCTGGCCGCGGGCGGCCTGGTCGGCCTCAGCCTGGTCGCCCTGGGTGCACCGGCGGGCGCCTCGGCCCTGGTGGCGGCGGTGGCCATGAGCAGCTCGCCGCTGATCGCCATGGCCCTGCTGCATGCCAGCCAGCCGCGCGGCCAGGTGACCGAGCGCCTGCTGATGGCCAGCGCCTTCAGCAGCGTGCTGGCCGTGCTGGCGGTGCAGGCCCTGACCGTGCTGGCCCCGCCGCTGGTGGGCGGGGCCGGCGCGACGGCGGCCGAGAGCGGCTGGCTGCCGGCCCTGCTGCGGGCCGGCATGGTGCTCAGCGGCAGCGTGATGTTGGGCCTGGCTGCGGCGCTGGCCCTGGACGCCCTGACCCGACCGGTGCGCGATGCCGGCACCCATGCCGTGCTGCAACTGGCCATGCTGGTGGTGGCGGCCCTGCTGGCCGGCGGCTGGAAGTTCTCGCCCATGTTGACCCTGCTGGTGCTGGGCATGGCGGCGCGGGCGCGCATGGGCCACCGGCTCAGCGTTGCGCCCCAGCTCGGCAGCGCCGGGGCCGCGCTGGGCGTGCTGCTCTTCGTCAGCCTGGGCCTGCTGTCGACCCTGGACGGGCTGGCCACCGTCTGGCCCTGGGTGCTGGCCATCGTGCTGGCCCGCGCCCTGGGCCTGAGCCTGGGCGTGCTGGGCACGGCCCGGCTCAGCGGCCTGGGCTGGCGCCAGGCCGGCGCCCTGGCCCTGGCCCTGCAATCGATGACGCCCACCGCCCTGCTGCTGGGCCTGGGCAGCTATGCCTGGACCCTGGGCCGGGACGAGGCCGAGCAGGCCCTGTGGCAGGCGCTGATGATCGCCACCACGCTGATGCAGTTGCTGGGGCCGGTGCTGGGCCGCTTCGCCCTGGCCCAGGTGGCGGGCGAGGTCAGCCCGCCCGCCCGCAGCCCCGGCCCGCGCGCCGGGCCGCCGGCCAGCCCGGCCGTGCCGCCGGCGGCCAGCCCCGGGGCGGCCGGCCCCCTGCCCGCCGTTCCGCAGGCCGCTGCAGCGGGGCCGCTGCTCGGCGCGCCCGAGCGCCCGCCCACCCGCGCCTGA
- a CDS encoding YbdK family carboxylate-amine ligase produces MPLQAFTSSESLTLGVELELQIVATHDFDLVAQADDLLRETARHTGAWDIKPEITRSMIEIGSSIQTRHESLRDELRDLRSQISAAARKLNVAIAGGGTHPFQHWSQQQITASERYRYLSDLYGYLAQQFTVFGQHVHVGCRDGDQALWLLHALSRYVPHFIALSASSPFVQGVDTGFDSARLNSVFAFPLSGRAPFVRSWDEFGSYFDKMTATGVVQSMKDFYWDLRPKPEFGTIELRVCDTPLTVDKAAALACYLQCICRQLLEERPLEPAEDDYLVYTFNRFQACRFGLRGEFVDPKTKQRMRLRDDILRTLVRLDEHALDLQALEATQLLRDSLFEGNDADRLRALHASGSPLPAVVEAAAQRWMQA; encoded by the coding sequence ATGCCGCTGCAAGCCTTCACCTCCTCCGAGTCGCTGACCCTGGGCGTCGAGCTGGAACTTCAGATCGTCGCCACCCACGACTTCGACCTGGTCGCCCAGGCCGACGACCTGCTGCGCGAGACCGCCCGCCACACCGGCGCCTGGGACATCAAGCCCGAGATCACCCGCTCGATGATCGAGATCGGCAGCTCGATCCAGACCCGCCACGAAAGCCTGCGCGACGAGCTGCGCGACCTGCGCAGCCAGATCAGCGCCGCCGCGCGCAAGCTCAATGTGGCCATCGCCGGTGGCGGCACCCATCCCTTCCAGCACTGGAGCCAGCAGCAGATCACCGCCAGCGAGCGCTACCGCTACCTGTCGGATCTCTATGGCTACCTGGCCCAGCAGTTCACCGTCTTCGGCCAGCATGTGCATGTGGGCTGCCGCGACGGCGACCAGGCCCTGTGGCTGCTCCATGCCCTGAGCCGGTATGTGCCGCACTTCATCGCGCTGTCGGCCAGCTCGCCCTTCGTGCAGGGCGTGGACACCGGCTTCGACTCGGCGCGGCTGAACTCCGTCTTTGCCTTCCCGCTCTCGGGCCGCGCGCCCTTCGTGCGGAGCTGGGACGAGTTCGGCAGCTACTTCGACAAGATGACCGCCACCGGCGTCGTCCAGTCGATGAAGGACTTCTACTGGGACCTGCGGCCCAAGCCCGAATTCGGCACCATCGAGCTGCGCGTCTGCGACACGCCCTTGACGGTCGACAAGGCCGCCGCCCTCGCCTGCTACCTGCAATGCATCTGCCGCCAGTTGCTGGAGGAGCGGCCCCTGGAGCCGGCCGAGGACGACTACCTCGTCTATACCTTCAACCGCTTCCAGGCCTGCCGCTTCGGCCTGCGCGGCGAGTTCGTCGATCCCAAGACCAAGCAGCGCATGCGCCTGCGCGACGACATCCTGCGCACCCTCGTGCGCCTGGACGAGCATGCGCTCGACCTGCAGGCCCTGGAGGCCACGCAACTGCTGCGCGACAGCCTCTTCGAAGGCAACGATGCCGACCGCCTGCGCGCCCTGCATGCCAGCGGCTCGCCGCTGCCGGCCGTGGTGGAAGCCGCGGCGCAGCGCTGGATGCAGGCCTGA
- a CDS encoding 2-keto-4-pentenoate hydratase, with protein MSFDPRAAARSIWAHWQAGTVLDHLPPGQRPSSRAEGYEAQALLPEVAGRVPLGWKLAATSIEGQRHINVSGPLAGRLLGGQIGRDGDTFPLAGNRMRVAEPEFTFHMGRDLPPRASDYTVDEVMAAVASLHPSIELPDSRFADFTVVGEAQLLADNACAGRYALGDAPEPGAGADWRSLDLAAHRVRGQVFRKVDGEETCVIDREGQGANVLDDPRLALTWLVNELSALGLGLGRRSLVTTGTCMKPLAIAPGDRVEVDFGVLGRVGLKLAPEAG; from the coding sequence ATGAGCTTCGACCCCCGCGCCGCCGCCCGCAGCATCTGGGCCCACTGGCAAGCCGGCACCGTGCTGGACCACCTGCCCCCCGGCCAGCGCCCGAGCAGCCGGGCCGAGGGCTACGAAGCCCAGGCCCTGCTGCCCGAGGTCGCCGGCCGCGTGCCGCTGGGCTGGAAGCTCGCCGCCACCAGCATCGAGGGCCAGCGGCACATCAACGTCAGCGGCCCGCTGGCCGGCCGCTTGCTCGGCGGCCAGATCGGCCGCGATGGCGACACCTTCCCTCTGGCCGGCAACCGCATGCGCGTGGCCGAGCCCGAGTTCACCTTCCACATGGGCCGGGACCTGCCGCCCCGCGCCAGCGACTACACGGTCGACGAGGTGATGGCCGCCGTCGCCAGCCTGCATCCCTCGATCGAGCTGCCCGATTCGCGCTTTGCCGACTTCACCGTGGTCGGCGAGGCCCAGCTCCTGGCCGACAACGCCTGCGCCGGCCGCTATGCCCTGGGCGATGCCCCGGAGCCGGGTGCGGGCGCCGACTGGCGCAGCCTGGACCTGGCGGCCCACCGCGTGCGCGGCCAGGTCTTCCGCAAGGTCGATGGCGAGGAAACCTGCGTGATCGACCGCGAAGGCCAGGGCGCCAATGTGCTGGACGACCCGCGCCTGGCGCTGACCTGGCTGGTCAACGAGCTTTCGGCCCTGGGCCTGGGCCTGGGCCGGCGCAGCCTGGTGACCACCGGCACCTGCATGAAGCCGCTGGCCATCGCGCCGGGCGACCGGGTCGAGGTGGATTTCGGCGTGCTGGGCCGGGTCGGCCTGAAGCTCGCGCCCGAGGCTGGCTGA
- the ttcA gene encoding tRNA 2-thiocytidine(32) synthetase TtcA — protein sequence MSAELSLSPEDTAAAAEAVLRTAEGRKLNFEANKLSKRLHRLVGQAIGDFNMIEAGDKVMVCVSGGKDSYALLDILINLQKRAPVDFSLVAVNLDQKQPGFPEDVLPAYLQSRGVDFHIEEQDTYSIVKRLVPEGKTLCSLCSRLRRGILYRVADELGATKIALGHHRDDMLATFFLNMFFGAKLKGMPPKLVSDDGRHVVIRPLAYVPEHDLIAWAQHRDFPIIPCTLCGSQENLQRKQVGYMLKAWEREHPGRLENMARALGNIVPSHLQDRALYPFTTLQATGLPDAAGDKAFDEDEEGCASPAAAGEPAPVRLHGLGHAPKPEGAAPAWTAAATAADAVDGLSA from the coding sequence ATGAGCGCCGAACTTTCCCTGTCGCCCGAGGACACGGCCGCTGCCGCCGAGGCCGTGCTGCGCACCGCGGAGGGCCGCAAGCTGAATTTCGAGGCCAACAAGCTCAGCAAGCGCCTGCACCGCCTGGTCGGCCAGGCCATCGGCGACTTCAACATGATCGAGGCCGGCGACAAGGTCATGGTCTGCGTCTCGGGCGGCAAGGACAGCTATGCCCTGCTCGACATCCTGATCAACTTGCAGAAGCGCGCGCCGGTGGACTTCAGCCTGGTCGCCGTCAACCTGGACCAGAAGCAGCCCGGCTTCCCGGAGGATGTGCTGCCGGCCTACCTCCAGTCACGCGGCGTGGACTTCCACATCGAGGAGCAGGACACCTACAGCATCGTCAAGCGCCTGGTGCCCGAGGGCAAGACCCTGTGCAGCCTGTGCTCGCGGCTGCGGCGCGGCATCCTCTACCGCGTGGCCGACGAGTTGGGCGCCACCAAGATCGCGCTGGGCCACCACCGCGACGACATGCTGGCGACCTTCTTCCTCAACATGTTCTTCGGCGCCAAGCTCAAGGGCATGCCGCCCAAGCTGGTCAGCGACGATGGCCGGCATGTGGTGATCCGCCCGCTGGCCTATGTGCCCGAGCACGACCTGATCGCCTGGGCGCAGCACCGCGACTTCCCCATCATTCCCTGCACCCTCTGCGGCAGCCAGGAGAACCTGCAACGCAAGCAGGTGGGCTACATGCTGAAGGCGTGGGAGCGCGAGCATCCCGGCCGGCTGGAGAACATGGCCCGCGCGCTGGGCAACATCGTGCCCTCGCACTTGCAGGACCGCGCGCTCTACCCCTTCACCACGCTCCAGGCCACCGGCCTGCCCGATGCCGCCGGCGACAAGGCCTTCGACGAGGACGAGGAAGGCTGCGCCAGCCCCGCCGCGGCGGGCGAGCCGGCCCCGGTGCGGCTGCATGGGCTCGGCCATGCGCCGAAGCCCGAGGGCGCCGCCCCGGCCTGGACCGCCGCCGCGACCGCAGCCGACGCCGTCGACGGGCTCAGCGCATGA
- a CDS encoding dihydroneopterin aldolase — translation MSAAGSPPPIHSGNAAVASWARDPRLAGCRRLFLCEHVRAVEIGIHDFEQHAPQRLVFHVDLFVPLAASTPQADRIDEVVDYDFIRAVIAERIAAGRIGLQETLCDDIARRLLAHPQVRAVALSTAKPDVYADSRAVGVEVMLFKDAA, via the coding sequence ATGAGCGCCGCAGGCAGCCCCCCGCCCATCCACTCCGGCAATGCGGCCGTGGCCAGCTGGGCGCGCGATCCGCGCCTGGCCGGCTGCCGCCGGCTCTTCCTCTGCGAGCATGTGCGCGCGGTCGAGATCGGCATCCACGACTTCGAGCAGCATGCGCCGCAGCGCCTGGTCTTCCATGTCGATCTCTTCGTGCCGCTGGCCGCCAGCACGCCGCAGGCCGACCGCATCGACGAGGTGGTCGACTACGATTTCATCCGCGCGGTGATCGCCGAGCGCATCGCCGCGGGCCGCATCGGCTTGCAGGAGACGCTCTGCGACGACATCGCCCGCCGCCTGCTGGCCCATCCGCAGGTGCGGGCGGTGGCCCTGTCCACCGCCAAGCCCGATGTCTATGCCGACAGCCGTGCCGTCGGCGTGGAGGTCATGCTGTTCAAGGACGCGGCCTGA
- a CDS encoding SDR family oxidoreductase: protein MHPFAATLHTQQLAAERPVALITGGARRLGRSIALALARAGHDIALHHRGPDPAGADEALAELRALGVRAEAFIAELHDEAATVALLPRVIDRLGRIDVVVHNASRFRHDTVASFGYAELEGHARVNTGAAIVLARGLHTHLRQRAELLRTTEPAAPPPRGCMVHLLDQKLWNPNPDHLSYTLSKAALEAATTVLAQALAPEVRVVGVAPGVTLPSGPMTLGEFEQAHRMTPLGRSSGAEDIAEAVVYLARARAVTGTTLLVDGGQHLSAQPRDVIFLVRGEANPHPPATPMGDEVDA from the coding sequence ATGCATCCCTTCGCCGCCACCCTCCACACCCAGCAGCTCGCCGCCGAGCGCCCGGTTGCCTTGATCACCGGCGGCGCCCGCCGCCTGGGCCGCAGCATCGCCCTGGCCCTGGCCCGCGCCGGGCACGACATCGCCCTGCACCACCGCGGCCCCGACCCGGCCGGCGCCGACGAGGCGCTGGCCGAGCTGCGCGCCCTCGGCGTGCGCGCCGAGGCCTTCATTGCCGAGCTGCACGATGAAGCCGCCACCGTGGCCCTGCTGCCGCGGGTGATCGACCGCCTGGGGCGCATCGACGTGGTCGTGCACAACGCCTCGCGCTTCCGCCACGACACGGTGGCCAGCTTCGGCTATGCCGAGCTGGAAGGCCATGCCCGCGTCAACACCGGCGCGGCCATCGTGCTGGCGCGCGGCCTGCACACCCACCTGCGCCAGCGCGCCGAACTGCTGCGCACGACCGAGCCGGCCGCGCCGCCGCCGCGCGGCTGCATGGTCCACCTGCTCGACCAGAAGCTCTGGAACCCCAACCCCGACCACCTCAGCTACACCCTCAGCAAGGCCGCACTGGAGGCCGCCACCACGGTGCTGGCCCAGGCCCTGGCGCCGGAGGTGCGCGTGGTTGGCGTGGCGCCGGGCGTCACCCTGCCCTCGGGCCCCATGACCCTGGGCGAGTTCGAGCAGGCTCACCGCATGACACCGCTGGGCCGATCCTCGGGCGCCGAGGACATCGCCGAGGCCGTGGTCTACCTGGCGCGCGCCCGCGCCGTGACCGGCACCACCCTGCTGGTCGACGGCGGCCAGCACCTGAGCGCCCAGCCGCGCGATGTGATCTTCCTCGTGCGCGGCGAGGCCAACCCCCACCCCCCCGCCACGCCCATGGGCGACGAGGTGGACGCATGA